GCCCCCACAGAAGCCCCCACCCATTGGAAACAAGCTTTTTTACCATTAAAACTCTCAGAACCCGTCACCCCCGGCAAATTGTTAAAATTCTTCTTCACCAGCGATCCCGACCGCATCCCCCCCGGCCCAGATAATATAATCACTTATGGATATGAATTAGATTAATAGGATTTAATCGTTAATTTATAAAACTATCTTATGCCAAGCTTTGCCGCATTGGTTTTCTGCTTGACTTTTTGCAAAAGATATATATCATGATATATACTTATATGGAGGTGAAAGATGCAAACTGCTAAATTGTTTACTAATGGAAGGAGCCAGGCTGTACGTCTCCCTAAAGATTGTCAATTTTCGGGGTCCGATGTTTACGTGAGAAAATTTGAAGGTATGGTTATTCTTTTTCCAAGAAAATCTCCGTGGCAATCTCTATTGAAAAGTCTAGATAAATTCTCAGATGATTTTATGGATGAACGCAACCAGCCCAAGCAGCAAAAAAGGGCCCATGTTTTATGAAATACATGCTAGATACCAATATCTGCATATACCTTATCAAAAAGAAACCACCGGTGGTTATAGGGCGGTTGAAGAAAAAAAAGTTATCAGAGGTTTGTATTTCTTCAATCACATTCAGTGAGTTAGAATACGGTGTCGAAAAAAGCGAAAGGATTGATCAAAACAAAATAGCCCTTGCTGAATTTATATTGCCCATTGATGT
The sequence above is drawn from the Deltaproteobacteria bacterium genome and encodes:
- a CDS encoding type II toxin-antitoxin system VapC family toxin gives rise to the protein MKYMLDTNICIYLIKKKPPVVIGRLKKKKLSEVCISSITFSELEYGVEKSERIDQNKIALAEFILPIDVMPYDELAATQYGRVRTYLEKKGQTLGALDMLIAAHALSVGVTLVTNNVREFARVPGLKIENWVKM